In Piliocolobus tephrosceles isolate RC106 chromosome 18, ASM277652v3, whole genome shotgun sequence, the DNA window aggctcacgccaccatgcctggctattttttttgtatttttagtagagacggggtttcaccgtgttagccaggatggtctcgagtctcaatctcctgaccgcatgagccaccgcgcctggcctaaaagtttttaatttatatgatACATTCTTCTCTTTTTGTAGGCAGTGAGTTACTACTTATCACATGCATGGTATATGTGCCAGGTGTATGTCAGGCACTTTACATAAATTAGTTAATCCTTACAACAGTCCTGTGAGTATTAATTCCTCATACGGGATTACTGACCTTTTGCATGGAAGAGCAAAGATTCAAACCTAGGGCCAATGCGAGAACCGATGTGACTTTGCACTACACGAGCCTGATTGTTACTGAGTATAGGAAGTTCACGGTCAAATGATCCTGCTGTTAGCATGTAACTGGAATATGAATTTTGTGTacatttatttgatttaattACACCTATTTTGAAGTGTGCCAAGACAATTTCTTCATTATGTTTGACTGTTACACCTTCTGTTGGGCAAAAAGgatgctgaaaatgaaataaattaatgattttgtttgcttgtttgtttgttttcccataGAGCCTACTATTAACTAATTTAAAATCcttgggctcatgcctgtaatcccaacactttagtaggcagaggcagaaggatcgcttgggGCCAcaagttcgagactaacctgggcaacagccaaccctgtctctaccaaaaaaaaaaaaaaacaaatggccttggtgtggtggtatgtacctgtagtcctagctacttgagacgctgaggcaggaggattgcatgagcccaggagctcaaggctacagtgaggtgtgatcgtgccactgcactccagcctgaccaatggacagagaccctatctaaaaacaatgttttttttaattatagggCTGCTTGTTACTGTGATTAAGTGTTCTACAATATTATATCTAggctaattaatttttatcttaaaatatccAGTTACTGTTCTGATTGCCTCATAAAAACATgtgttttaaaaagcttttttgaAATAATAGTAAAGTTCGTATATTGCAGTTGGTTGATATATCTGAGTATCTTTTAATCTATAGATattccccctcctttttttcttatgttcttGCAATTTTCTGTTGAAACAATGTGATAAATCTCCCTGATAAGTTTTCCCAGAGTCAGGATTTTGAGTATTGCATctccatagtttttttttgtttgtttttgtttatgttttttcttcttgagatggagtttcactcttgttgcccaggctggagtgcagtggtgcaacctccaccttccggattcaagtgattcctgccttagccacccaagtagcagcgattacaggcgcccaccacctcgccctcctaatttttgcatttttaatagagacagcgtttcaccacattggccagcccggtctcgaacttctgacctcaagtgatctgcccatgtcagccttccagagtgctgggattacaggcatcagccaccgtgcccaacccatagtttcttttaaagcatatttattCAAGTGTTTCCTTACCTTATTTCAAGTTTTTACAGTTAACCTGTAGTGATTTCAGTGTTGGGAACAACAACTTGCTCGTGGGGATTTTGCTGGGGTTTAACACGAGATCGTAATTTTAATGGTTTGAtcgattttcttaatttttgtcaaGACTGAAATGAACATCGtacttcttttgaaatatttctggCACTCAGTATTGACATAAACTTGCTATACAATTATTAAAATCGTTTACATAATGATTTGcccataattttaaaactttatttttcattgctgtttctcaaaatgttgaCAGACTTAATGACTCTCTGTGTCTTAGTCTCTCTAAGTGAAATAAGTATTTCATATACgttctttaattttcctttgcttCACAATTGAACAGTCTTTCAGTGAGCTTCTGAAGAAGGCTAAAGATTCACTTTACCTAATCATTTCCTCCTTTATCTTAATTGTGTTACTGTGTCTGCAgtttttttatattcataaagtacatatacaaataattatacaaaCACCACTATATAAACGTGGCTCCAttgtataaaataagaaattttgttTGGCAAAAATGTTCAACAGCTGAGAAAAGTAGGAAGACAGGCAAGTCGGTGCATGTGTGAAAGCGCATGCTATATGATAGCTATGAATGGCATGGGAAGCAAATCAAATAGCATGTCTGTGCTCCGCATGGGAAGTCATGGCATATGGATGAAACATTTGGCACCTCTTCAAATTGCTGAGTTTAGAGGAAACATCAGCAGTGAATTATCCAGACAGTAGTTGCCACCTGGATACTACACAAAATTATATAGtgaataaatttgtatttgatGCTTGTATCTCTTTCTACACTTCTCTCTTATCCCACCATAAGCACCCCCACTTAATTTCTTGGTGTCTTAATACAGTTCTAAAACTTATTGGACATTTAacattaagcacctactatgtgctagacattaCGAAAGTCTCTCTGTATGGATCACAGTATTGGAAGTAACTTTTGAATAATGtggaaaacaaaaggagaaatttaCAGCCACCATAATGATGTTACATTTTCTACAGAAGACTTCCAAATTCCATAAATGGGCCTTTTTTCAGTAACCACACTCTCACGCCTCTCATCCTTCACTTAACgtatataacatataaaagtTTCATTCCCTGGGTGCTATAAATGGTGCTCTTAATAAAGTGATGCTTTGATAAGTTTACAGAAAGCTAAATAATGTGTGTGTTTAAGCGCTTACTCATCTAGAATACATAGAATGCATTGGGGATACTGTGGTAGAAATGCGTACGTTTGAAATGATTCTAAACCAGTGATGCTCTCAAGGAGTGATTGCGAGGTTAACTTTACCTCCTTCCAAACCACTTCAGATAAGCATAATCTAAGTAAATTCCAATGCAGATACACTCTCAAGACAAGTCTACTTCCCATCTTCCTTCCCTCAACAGATTACTACCCTAATCCCTTCCTGTcgatatgttttttttaaaaggctagtCAGATGGAGCAGTGGgagtagaaaaagaataaatctgtaactggttgtggCCATTCTGAGTGCACTGGTATTTACAGCTAATTAATTACAACTGGTTACAGATATATTTGTTGCTGTTCTACTCCTACGACTTCGCTTGACTAGCCTTAAAAGAAAATGGTGGTAATAGTGGAGATGGTGGTCCAGATGTTGAGAGTTCTTTATCCTTGTCAGAGTTTTTACATGATCCTACAGTGGGGAGCCCTCAGGTGAGAAGAGAGGTGACAGATAATGTTGGTCACGTTGTTGTTTAAGGTGATTACTGATCTAGCCAAGGAATGATGAGACCCTCAGGTGAGATAGTAGTAGTGGGAATAGAAAATGGATTTAAGAGagagtccaggctgggcacagtagctcatacctgtaatcccagcacttcgggaggctgaggtgagaggattgcctgaggccaggaattcaagaccaccctgggcaacaacgTAGTGAGTCCCCATCTCCACACAAAAAAGAAgctagtcaggtgtggtggcgcacacccgtagttctagctactgaggaggctgaggcaggaagatcatttgagcccaggtaggaggctgcagtgagctatgattgtaccactgcattccagcctgggcaatagaacaagaccctgtctctcaaaaaacaagagaGTCCAGAAATGAAAACTCTGAGCAGTTGAATATATCTCTGAGCAGTTGAATAAAACTCTGAGCAGTTGAATATCCAGGTTGAATATCAGAGGAAAGATTGGAAATAAAGACTGGAACTTATgactaagttttttttgtttgttgttgttgttgttttagttatGGTGTATTTAGTTTTGTATCATTATCACCTACCCCTGAAATATATGTGACAgtcataattatattttctaaaaatatgtaattagtGTAATTCAGATGTTTTTAAATCATCTCTTATTAGGCATGTGAAATGTACTTACTTCGTCAGATGTCAACATGAGAATAGATGTCAAGTGTCAACACCTCTCTgcctattatttttttgagagatttTGAGGGAGGGatttacactatatatatatatgttttttttttttttttttttttttttNNNNNNNNNNNNNNNNNNNNNNNNNNNNNNNNNNNNNNNNNNNNNNNNNNNNNNNNNNNNNNNNNNNNNNNNNNNNNNNNNNNNNNNNNNNNNNNNNNNNgtgatccgcccatctcggcctcccaaagtgctgggattacaggcttgagccaccgcgcccggcctacgcTATATATTATTATCTCCCCACATCAGCCACATCTGCTTCGTTTGGTTGCAGTTCTATTTGCATACCATACAAGAAAAGATGGAAATTGATGGTTCAGGAGAACAGTTAAGCCTAAGGATAATGGAGAATTCAAATAACATTTTCACTATTCTTTAAATGTTACACTTTCAGTTGCAAATATCTGAAGCCGCCTTGAGATGTACAAGAActtttgaatgtatttaaatgcatttaaataataagatggaacttaatttttttttcacggAGAAGAAAaatgctggctgggcgcggtggctcactcctgtaattccagcactttaggaggccaaggcgggtgaatcacctgagatgaggagttcgagactagtcttaccaacatggtgaaaccttgtctctactgaaaatacaaaaataagccaggcatggtgtcaggtgcctgtaatcccagctactcgggaggctgagacaggagaattgcttgaacccaggaggcggagtttacagtgagccaggatcgtgccactgcactccacctgggcagctgagcgagactccatctcaaaaaaaaagaaaaaagaaaaatgtcttaataaaaattttaataaaatgttttaacagTTGCTTAACctatttctcactttctttcctAGTTTGTCAAATAAAATTGTTGAGAATAAATTGAGATgatcaacattaaaaatatttaaagagcgTTTTGTTAGAAATAattgtataaaatgttttattaaatacaGGTTTAAATTTAGTTATAGGTAGCAGAgactttaaaaattggaaaaatggaaaataactagTGTAATGATAAACATAGCCATTTTTTACTTAAGGGAACTTGAGGGTTTGGAGATTTTAGGTGATTTTCTCACCATAGCAGTCATCTACTAAGAAAGGCAgaacaaacttttttttgaaGAGTTACTGCCCCACTAGAGTCCAGGACCAGGCTGATCTATGTTCTTGAGTGATtagagtaaatttaaaaattggggaCTGCTCAGGCAAAGAAAGGGAAATGGTCTGCAAGTGAAATGGCATCATGGAGGTGTAGTGGTCTTTGCTGAGGCCCACAGGCTGGCCAGCCGCTGATTGAGCAACACAGGGTCATTGCAGATGGCACTGAGAAACCAGTGTTCAGAGAGATGAGTCTGATGGGCATGTTTGGCACAGGATCCAGAGCCATGTGAGGGTCATTCAGCTGTAGAAATGTCTCAGCTTTCATCATGGACATAGTGTCAAGATAACTTATTTATGTTAGAATTTAcgttctttccttttaaaaaaaagtaggcatctttttaaaaaccctttaGAAAAAAGGCATATCTGAATTGAAATGCATTGCTTCAAGTTGATGAATCAGGAACACAAATGACAAACCATGGATCTCTCAGTTTATGTTTAACTCCCTTAAGAGAATTTACAGGGCTGGgtgatgggtgcagtggctcatgcctgtattcccagcactttgggaggccaaggcgagtggatcacttgagctcaggagttcaagaccagcctgagcaatttgtgaaactccatttctaccaaaactacaaaaaataaacacataaaacaatTTGTGATGTTTATATAATTAAACCCTTTAAGTTAGTGTTTTTTGGTCAGTTTTGGATTAAAGGATCTTATTCGAGTTAAATATTCTCTCTCCTAAAAAAGTGCATATGTGCAGAATTTACACATTTTACTAGCAAATGTTTCCCCTTAAGACCCCGGGGTTATATATATAagtgcatatgtatataaatgtatatataaatatgtatgtttttggttatttttaatttttaattatagatacataatagttgtatgtAATTTGTGgggcacatgtgatattttgctCCAAGTattcaatgtgtaaaaatcaagGTAATTGGtttacctcaagcatttatcatttatttgtgataGGGGCATTCTAATTCCTCTCTTAGTTATGGTGAAAGGGGAATAAATAATTAACTGTAGTTGCCCTATTGTGCTACTGAACACTAGATCTAATTtgttctatctaactatatttttgtacccattaactctcTCTCATCTCCCCCTTTCCACAACCCTTCCCAGTCTTTGACAGTTGTCATTCTATTTCTGTGAGTTTAATTTTTCACTCCCCcatacgagtgagaacatgcaatatttgtcttggTGTGcatgacttatttcacttaaagtactgtcctccagttccatccatgttgtggcaaatgatagaatttcattcttttctatggctgagtaatattccactgtgtatatgaaccacattttctttatccattcatctgttgatggacacttagattgattccatatcttgactattgtgaatagtgttgcagtaaacataggagtgcagttATCTCTTCCGTATACTAATTTCCTCTCACTCCATttgaaatggcttttatccagAAGGTAGTCAGTAATGAATGTTGGCAtaaatgtggagaaaggggaacccttgtacactgttggtgggaagcaGCCACTgtttggagaacagtttgaaagttcctcaaaaaactacaaatagagcTACcgtatgattcagcaattccactcctgagtatacacccaaaagaaaggaaatcagtatataaaaGAGATATGTGCTTCTATGTTGACTGCAGGACTAtatttttatactatatattGTGATTTTAACATACACTGTGCTTTTAGAAGTGTCAAAAGGAGCCTCATCATAAAGCATATTCTCTAGAAAAACTGTTCTACAACACTATCAGAGTTCTTACATATTGCTATTACATTATTTCCATATAAATCTGGAGTGATTAtgaatttgaaatgtttattgtATAGGCTATAtctttttcacagaaaaaaaaatacatatatttttctgacAGTTGTGTGTTGAccaacaccacattttctttttttattctagaTTCCGAAGAGGCTCAATCTGTAAATCCTTCTAGTGTTGATGAAAATATTGACTCtgaaacagagaaagactctctcATCTGTGAAAGTAAACAGATACTTCCCAGTAAAGCACCTCTTCCATCTGCCCTTGATGAGTATGAGTtcaaagatgatgatgatgaagaaatTAATAAGATGATTGATGATAGGCATATTCTTAGGAAAGAACAACGAAAAGAAAATGAACCTGAAGCAGAAAAAACTCATTTATTTGCAAAACAGGAGAAAGCTTTCTATCCTaaatcatttaaaagtaaaaaacaaaagccatctaGGGTCTTATATTCAAGTACTGAAAGTTCTGATGAAGAAGCTCTTCAGAATAAAAAGATTTCTACTTCATGTTCTGTCATCCCTGAAACATCAAATTCTGATATACAGACCAAAAAGGAATATGTAGTTTCAGGTGAACACAAACAGAAAggcaaagttaaaagaaaattgaaaaatcagaataaaaataaagagaaccaAGAGCTaaagcaagaaaaggaaggaaaagaaaatacaagaataaCAAACTTGACAGTAAATACTGGACTAGATTGTTCAGAAAAGACCAGGGAGGAGGGGAACTTTAGGAAATCTTTTAGCCCAAAAGATGATACttcattacatttatttcatatGTCGACTGGTAAATCTCCCAAACATTCTTGTGGATTAAGTGAAAAACAGTCAACACCACTAAAACAAGAACATACTAAAACATGTTTATCACCAGGAAGTTCCGAAATGTCATTACAGCCTGATCTTGTTCGGTATGATAATACAGAATCTGAATTCTTGCCAGAAAGTTCAAGTGTAAAATCCTgtaagcataaagaaaaaagcaaacatcaGAAAGATTTCCACTTAGAATTTGGTGAAAAATCAAATGTCAAAATAAAGGATGAAGATCATAGCCCAGCATTTGAAAATTCAGATTGCACactgaaaaaaatggataaagaaggtaaaacattaaaaaaacataaattgaagcataaagagagggaaaaagaaaagcataaaaaagaaatcgaaggtgaaaaggaaaaatacaaaaataaggatAGTGCCAAAGAACTACAGAGGAGTGTGGAATTTGATAGAGAATTTtggaaagagaatttttttaaaagtgatgaaACTGAAGATCTCTTTTTAAATATGGAACATGAATCcttaacattagaaaaaaaatcaaaattggaaaaaaacatcaaagaagataaatcaACCAAGGAAAAGCATGTCTCAAAAGAGAGGAACTTTAAAGAGGAACGAGACAAGATTAAAAAGGAAAGCGAGAAATCTTttagggaggaaaaaataaaagatctaaaagaagagagagaaaacataccCACAGATAAAGACTCAGAATTTACTTTGGGTATGAGTGCCATTGAGGAATCCATGGGGCTTCAtttagtggaaaaggaaatagacattgaaaaacaagaaaagcatataaaggaaagtaaagaaaaacctGAGAAGCGATCTCAAACTAAAGAAAAGGACATTgagaagatggaaagaaaaaactttgaaaaagaaaggaagataaaacaTGAGCATAagtcagaaaaagacaaattagATCTTGGTGAATGTgttgataaaataaaagaaaaggacaagCTATATTCGCATCACACAGAAAAATGCCATAAAGAAGGTGAGAAGAGCAAAAATACTGCTGCTATTAGAAAAACTGATGACAgagagaaaagtagagaaaagatGGATAGGAAACATGACAAAGAAAAGCCTGAAAAAGATAGGCATCTagcagaaagcaaagaaaagcacttgatggagaaaaaaaataaacaaacagatagTAGTGAGTATACTAAatcagaaaaaggcaaaaataaagaaaaagaccgGGAgctagataaaaaggaaaaatctagaGATAAAGAAAGTATAAATATAACTAACTCCAAACacatacaggaagaaaaaaaatcaagtatagTAGATGGTAATAAAGCACAACATGAAAAACCCTTGtcccttaaagaaaaaacaaaagatgaacCTTTGAAAACTccagatggaaaagaaaaagataagaaagatatagatagatacaaaGAACGAGAcaaacataaagataaaattcaACTAAATAGCTTACTCAAACTAAAATCTGAAGCAGATAAACCTAAACCTAAGTCATCACCAGCGTCAAAAGATACCCGgcctaaagaaaagaggttagtGAATGATGATTTAATGCAGACAAGTTTTGAACGGATGCTAAGCCTTAAAGACCTAGAAATAGAACAGTGGCAcaaaaaacataaggaaaaaattaagcaaaaagaaaaggaacggTTGAGAAACCGTAACTGTttagaacttaaaatgaaagataaagaaaaaacaaagcatacACTAACTGAATCCAAAAATAAAGAACTTACTAGGTCAAAGAGTTCAGAATTGACTGATGCATATACCAAGGAGAAACAACCTAAAGATGCTGTGAGTAACAGATCACAGTCTGTTGACACCAAAAATGTAATGACTTTAGGGAAGTCATCTTTTGTTTCAGATAATAGCTTAAACAGGTCTCCTAGATCAGAAAATGAAAAGCCGGGTCTCAGCTCCAGATCTGTATCCTTGATTTCTGTTGCTAGTTCAGAAGATTCCTGCCATACTACAGTGACAACCCCAAGGCCTCCAGTTGAGTATGACTCTGACTTTATGTTAGAGAGTTCAgaatcccaaatgtccttttccCAGTCACCTTTTTTGTCAATTGCCAAATCTCCTGCCCTGCATGAAAGGGAATTGGATAGCCTGGCTGACTTGCCAGAGCGGATTAAACCACCGTATGCAAACAGACTTTCAACATCCCATCTTAGGTCATCTTCTGTAGAAGATGTTAAACTAATTATAAGCGAGGGGAGACCTACTGTAGAAGTTCGAAGATGTAGCATGCCTTCTGTCATTTGTGAACATACAAAACAGTTCCAGACAATATCAGAAGAGAGCAATCAAGGTAGCTTATTAACTGTGCCAAGAGATACTAGTCCTTCTCCCAAACCTGAGGTATTCTCAAATGTGCCTGAAAGAGACCTTTCAAATGTGTCTAACATACATTCCGGTTTTACAATTTCTCCAACTGGAGCTTCAAACAGCAAATATGTTTCAGCTGATAGAAATGTCATCAAGAATACTGCCCCAGTGGGCACTGTAATGGACAGTCCAGTGCACTTAGAGCCATCTAGTCAGGTTGGTGTGATCCAGAATAAGTCATGGGAGATGCCTGTTGATAGACTAGAGACATTAAGCACCAGAGACTTTATCTGCCCAAATTCTAACACACCCGATCAAGAATCCTCTCTTCAGAGTTTTTgcaattctgaaaataaaatattgaaagaaaatgcTGATTTTTTATCCCTGCCGCAGACTGAACTGCCAGGAAACTCTTGCGCTCAGGATCCAGCATCCTTTATGCCTTCACAGCAGCCTTGCTCTTTCCCCAGCCAATCACTTTCAGATCCTGAATCGATTTCTAAACATATGTCTTTGTCATATGTTGCCAATCAAGAGCCAGGTATTTTACAGCAAAAAAATGCAGTTCAGATTAGTAGTTCTGTTTTAGATACTGATAATGAAtctacaaaagatacagaaaatacttTTGTCCTAGGAGATGTTCAAAAAACAGATGCCTTTGTCCCGGTGTACTCTGACAGCAATATTCAAGAAGCATCACCAAACTTTGAGAAGGCTTATACTTCACCTGTATTACCATCAGAAAAGGACTTTAATGGAAATGATGCCTCTACCCAGCTAAATACACATTATGCATTTAGCAAACTAACTTACAAGTCTTCCAGTGGCCATGAAGTTGAGAATAGCACAACTGATATTCAGGTCATttcacatgaaaaagaaaataaactggagAGTTTGGTTTTAACTCATTTGAATAGGTGTGATTCTGATTTATGTGAAATGAATGCAGGGATGCCAAAAGGAAACCTAAATGAACAAGATCCAAAACATTGTCCTGAAAGTGAAAAGTGTGTGCTTTCCATAGAAGATGAAGAATCTCAACAAAGCATTTTATCAAGTCTGGAAAACCATTCACAACAGTCAGCTCAACCAGAAATGCAGAAATATGGTCAGTTAGTTAAagcagaattagaagaaaatgccgaagatgataaaactgaaaaccaaattcCTCAAAGAATGACTAGAAACAAAGCAAATACAATGGCAAATCAAAGCAAACAGATTCTTGCTAGCTGTACACTATTATCAGAAAAAGACAGTGAATCCTCATCTCCTAGAGGAAGAATAAGATTAACTGAAGATGACGATCCACAAATTCACCATCCACGGAAAAGGAAAGTGTCACGTGTACCTCAGCCTGTGCAAGTGAGTCCCTCTTTACTACaagcaaaagagaaaactcaGCAATCTCTGGCAGCCATTGTAGATTCTCTGAAACTAGATGAGATTCAGCCATACAGTTCAGAGAGAGCAAATCCATATTTTGAGTACTTGcacataaggaaaaaaatagaagaaaaacgcAAATTATTGTGTAGTGTGATTCCTCAAGCACCTCAGTATTATGACGAATATGTAACATTTAACGGATCCTATCTCCTGGATGGAAACCCCTTAAGCAAGATTTGTATTCCCACAGTAAGTAACATCATCCCTTCCTATACACCTGTAAGACTGCCCAATAGAAGTATAACGCTAGCCACGTAGGTAATTTGAAGTTTTCTAGTAGATAGATTCTTTCAGCAAAACCGTCTGTTAATGAGTCAAGAAATATAAAGCTAGTAACGTTCTTCTTTCATTCCCCAACTTTATTTTCCCTTAAAGAGTAAGAAATTTTAGCCAAAATAATATATAGTGACATAGCCTTGAAATATAGGTACaactataaaaaacaaatttaaattagaaCTTTGTACAAATGATTTCAGTAAAAATCATTTCAGATGAACCATATTAGATTGGTGCCTTAAATCAGTCTGTtgactttatatatgtatacatttattgtaTAAATTTACCCAGGGATTTATACACATAGACTATATAGAGTCTGCATATGTATTGTAAACACCTAAATGTGTTTGTTATATTCGTACTGTCACCTTTTCTTACTCTCGCAAAGGTGATGTAATTGAAGTTTGACTTCCTTGAAACAATTCTTGGGATATATCTAGTTATATTAGAAGTTTAGCTGTATCAAATATTGTTCTAAAAGGGACTATAAGCAGAGGTGAGAAATATTCCTGGATGTAGTgggacttttttttaattttcattttttaatgagaattaCTAAAGTAGCAAAACACAGCACAATATAGTAGAAAGCACTGTAGATTTCCAATTCGCATATATTACTACAGTCTGGATTTTGCTACAGACCCACTGTGTGATCTTAAATAATTCATTTCCCATCTCAGATCCttagttttcacatctgtaaaacaagAGTAACTGTCTACCCTACTTCAAAGCAGGTTGAAATAGTATGTACCAAAGCCCATTAAAACTTTTAAACACTATATAGATTTAAGGTGGTTACCGTTGTTTTATACAGCTGCAAATCACTGTAAGGGTCGTATTTATTCAAGCTAATATATGAACTCCAGATTTGTACATAAAATGCTGTGTGTTTGAGTTTACTGGACTGAAACTCGTTTACTTAAAATttagttagaaaaataataaagac includes these proteins:
- the ANKRD12 gene encoding ankyrin repeat domain-containing protein 12 isoform X8; protein product: MIDDRHILRKEQRKENEPEAEKTHLFAKQEKAFYPKSFKSKKQKPSRVLYSSTESSDEEALQNKKISTSCSVIPETSNSDIQTKKEYVVSGEHKQKGKVKRKLKNQNKNKENQELKQEKEGKENTRITNLTVNTGLDCSEKTREEGNFRKSFSPKDDTSLHLFHMSTGKSPKHSCGLSEKQSTPLKQEHTKTCLSPGSSEMSLQPDLVRYDNTESEFLPESSSVKSCKHKEKSKHQKDFHLEFGEKSNVKIKDEDHSPAFENSDCTLKKMDKEGKTLKKHKLKHKEREKEKHKKEIEGEKEKYKNKDSAKELQRSVEFDREFWKENFFKSDETEDLFLNMEHESLTLEKKSKLEKNIKEDKSTKEKHVSKERNFKEERDKIKKESEKSFREEKIKDLKEERENIPTDKDSEFTLGMSAIEESMGLHLVEKEIDIEKQEKHIKESKEKPEKRSQTKEKDIEKMERKNFEKERKIKHEHKSEKDKLDLGECVDKIKEKDKLYSHHTEKCHKEGEKSKNTAAIRKTDDREKSREKMDRKHDKEKPEKDRHLAESKEKHLMEKKNKQTDSSEYTKSEKGKNKEKDRELDKKEKSRDKESINITNSKHIQEEKKSSIVDGNKAQHEKPLSLKEKTKDEPLKTPDGKEKDKKDIDRYKERDKHKDKIQLNSLLKLKSEADKPKPKSSPASKDTRPKEKRLVNDDLMQTSFERMLSLKDLEIEQWHKKHKEKIKQKEKERLRNRNCLELKMKDKEKTKHTLTESKNKELTRSKSSELTDAYTKEKQPKDAVSNRSQSVDTKNVMTLGKSSFVSDNSLNRSPRSENEKPGLSSRSVSLISVASSEDSCHTTVTTPRPPVEYDSDFMLESSESQMSFSQSPFLSIAKSPALHERELDSLADLPERIKPPYANRLSTSHLRSSSVEDVKLIISEGRPTVEVRRCSMPSVICEHTKQFQTISEESNQGSLLTVPRDTSPSPKPEVFSNVPERDLSNVSNIHSGFTISPTGASNSKYVSADRNVIKNTAPVGTVMDSPVHLEPSSQVGVIQNKSWEMPVDRLETLSTRDFICPNSNTPDQESSLQSFCNSENKILKENADFLSLPQTELPGNSCAQDPASFMPSQQPCSFPSQSLSDPESISKHMSLSYVANQEPGILQQKNAVQISSSVLDTDNESTKDTENTFVLGDVQKTDAFVPVYSDSNIQEASPNFEKAYTSPVLPSEKDFNGNDASTQLNTHYAFSKLTYKSSSGHEVENSTTDIQVISHEKENKLESLVLTHLNRCDSDLCEMNAGMPKGNLNEQDPKHCPESEKCVLSIEDEESQQSILSSLENHSQQSAQPEMQKYGQLVKAELEENAEDDKTENQIPQRMTRNKANTMANQSKQILASCTLLSEKDSESSSPRGRIRLTEDDDPQIHHPRKRKVSRVPQPVQVSPSLLQAKEKTQQSLAAIVDSLKLDEIQPYSSERANPYFEYLHIRKKIEEKRKLLCSVIPQAPQYYDEYVTFNGSYLLDGNPLSKICIPTITPPPSLSDPLKELFRQQEVVRMKLRLQHSIEREKLIVSNEQEVLRVHYRAARTLANQTLPFSACTVLLDAEVYNVPLDSQSDDSKTSVRDRFNARQFMSWLQDVDDKFDKLKTCLLMRQQHEAAALNAVQRLEWQLKLQELDPATYKSISIYEIQEFYVPLVDVNDDFELTPI